CTCGTCGCGTATTTAATGCGCAGCGCCCAGATCCTGCGCGCTGCGGAGGCGCAGACTTGGCTCGCGGGATCGACTGGATTTGTGCACATGGAGGTCATCCTCCCCCTCCTGGTGGCATTAGCGCCGTTTCTCGCCATCGGCATCTGGTGCGCGCGGGAGCTGCCGCTGCTTGCCCATGATGATTCCTCCGCAACCACCCTGGGCGTGAACATCGCCCGCCAGCGAGCCCTCCTGCTTATTGCGGCAACCGGTATCAGCGCCGTGGTGGTCTCGGTGGTGGGGCCCATTGGGTTTATCGCACTGTTGGCGCCGCACCTGGCGCGGATGGTGGCGCGCACCCCCACGCCATCGCCGCTGGCGTCGGCAGCCGCGGGTGCCGCATTGCTGACCGTGTGTGCTGTGATCGCTGGTGCTATCCCGGTAAATGCACCGGTGGGTGCGGTTTCCTCGGTCATTGGTGGCTGCGCCTTGGTGATATTGGTGTGGAATGCGGCCGGGCGCAGCTAAACGTTGTGCCGCGGCACAGCAGGGGAACGGATAAGCACGGCGCCAGATGGTGCTAGACAGTCAGACGTGGATGAAGGAAAAAGAAATGAAGGATAATCGGCCTAATCAGCCAAAACAGACCACGAGCCCGAAGCCTCGGTGCAGCCTCCACGCCACCGGCATTCATGCGGGATATAAGGATGGCGAGGATATCCTTGCCGGCGTTGATCTGCACGCCCGCGCCGGCGAAGTTACCACGCTCATTGGGCCGAATGGCTGCGGCAAGTCGACGCTGCTGAAAACTCTCTCGAAAATCCTGGCCCCGCGGCAGGGCAGCGTCATGGTCGGGGAAGCTGACCTACACGCCATGTCCGCGAAGGATGCCGCGCGGCAGGTGGCGCTACTGCCACAGCACCCCGTGGCCCCCGATGGGCTGCGGGTGGGGGAGTTGGTCGCGCGCGGGCGTCATCCATATCAGGGGAGGATGCGCGGCCTTTCCGCGACGGACCGGGAGATCATTGCGCAGGCCTGCGAGGCTACCGAAATTGTAGACTTCCTCGATCGTGATATCGCTTCGCTATCGGGCGGGCAGCGCCAGCGCGTTTGGCTGGCGTTGGCCCTGGCACAAGATACGCCCGTGCTGCTTCTCGATGAACCCACGACCTTCCTCGACCCTGCCCATGCCATGCGCATGCTGGAGTTGGCCCGCGCACAGGCGCAGGCGGGAAAGACAGTGGTTGTAGTCCTACACGATCTCATGCTGGCGGGCCACTATTCTGATTCCATGGTGGTGATGAAATCCGGCGATATCATCGCTCGTGGGGCACCGAAACAAGCGCTGTCGCCGAAGGTATTGGCGCAGGCCTATGGCATCGAGGCTGAGGCCTGGGAGGATCCGCTTGGCGATGCCCCCATTATCGTTCCCCGCCGCGTCGTAGCGGCGCATTAGTGAAGACCTGCCAATGGTGGCTGTGTGCCAGACGCTTTACTCGGCCTTGGGTTGTATATCTAGAGAAGAAATTGCCACTACAAAAAGATTGAGCACGCTTCCCGCGCCGAGCAAAAAGGTGCCGATTCGATAGGAGCCTGTGCCTACGGCGGCCATATTGCCGTAGATATAGACCCAGATTCCCCAGCCAATAAGGAGTACGAGCCCGGCGAGACCGGAGAGCAGGCGCAGGCTGCGTGGGGAGGAGGGGGCGAAGAACTTATAGGCGGCGTCGACAAGCGCGCAGGCAGCAATGCCCAAGCTCAAACCGCCAGTGAGCCAAACAGGCAGCAGTGCGGCGGTGCCAAAGACTACAGGCAGAATGAATGCGAGAAATGCGAGGACAAAGAGCGCGGCGTGGAGCCACAGCGTGCGCTTGGTATAGGTCATATTGATGACTCTACTTCCTCGCGCCGCGGTGGGTTGGCACCCTTCCGGGAGACGGTGATGCCGGCGGCAGTTACGGCGAAGGACAGGATGTCTTTCCACTCTGCAGCGCCCAGTTGGGCGAGCGCGGAGGAGTCGAGTCCCCGCTCGTCAATTTGGGTCAGCAATGCGGCCATGATGGTATCACCGGCGCCGATGGTATCGGTCACAGGAACCTGTGCGGCCGGCACGTTTAGCTTGGTCTCACCGGCCTGCACGCTAAGCCTCTCCCCGCCGCGGGTGACCACTACGATGGGAACCTGCGAAATGAGGTCGTCGCCCAAGAACTCGACTTCTTCATCGGAAAGCTTCAACAAAGTCACGTAGGGGAGTAGTTCCGCCAAGAACTCGCGGTGCTCCGCAGTGGCGTAGAAAGGGCGGATATTCGGGTCGAGGGCGACCAGGGTTCCCCGCGCGGCAAAATCCTTGAGCAGTTGTGCATAGCGGGAGGCTCCCGGCTCAAGGGCGAGGGAGACCGTGCCGAAGCAGGCGATGTCGGTGGGGACCAGCTGTGGCTCGACCAGGCGGTCGGCCGTGCCTTCGATATAGAAGTTATACGAGGCCGAGCCATCCTCGTGGATGGTCGTCACGGCAAGCGGGGCGATGTTCTCGCCGAATTCGATATTGACGCCATCGAGGCCGCCGAATTTCCGGCAACTACCCCGGTGGTTGTCTCCAACTCCAAGAAGACCGGCCCAGTTATTCCTACCGAGGCCTTCCGTCCCGGCGAGCTCATCGGCTCCGGCACCGACATCTTCACCGTGGACCCCAAGCCCGTCGCAGTACCTGCACAGACAGCCTCGCCGGCTTCCGAATCCGCGCCTTAATGCGCATCCTTTACAAGCAAAACGGTGGGCTCTCGGGCTCCATCACTTTAGGTCCATAGTGATCAGGCCGATCTGAGGAAAACCACTCCTCAGATCGGCCTTTTCCACCTCAATTCAGCCCGGTCAGATCGGCCTTAACTCGGATGGGCCCTTGACTTT
This genomic stretch from Corynebacterium tuberculostearicum harbors:
- a CDS encoding PfkB family carbohydrate kinase; the encoded protein is MTTIHEDGSASYNFYIEGTADRLVEPQLVPTDIACFGTVSLALEPGASRYAQLLKDFAARGTLVALDPNIRPFYATAEHREFLAELLPYVTLLKLSDEEVEFLGDDLISQVPIVVVTRGGERLSVQAGETKLNVPAAQVPVTDTIGAGDTIMAALLTQIDERGLDSSALAQLGAAEWKDILSFAVTAAGITVSRKGANPPRREEVESSI
- a CDS encoding ABC transporter ATP-binding protein, with protein sequence MKDNRPNQPKQTTSPKPRCSLHATGIHAGYKDGEDILAGVDLHARAGEVTTLIGPNGCGKSTLLKTLSKILAPRQGSVMVGEADLHAMSAKDAARQVALLPQHPVAPDGLRVGELVARGRHPYQGRMRGLSATDREIIAQACEATEIVDFLDRDIASLSGGQRQRVWLALALAQDTPVLLLDEPTTFLDPAHAMRMLELARAQAQAGKTVVVVLHDLMLAGHYSDSMVVMKSGDIIARGAPKQALSPKVLAQAYGIEAEAWEDPLGDAPIIVPRRVVAAH
- a CDS encoding multidrug transporter — translated: MTYTKRTLWLHAALFVLAFLAFILPVVFGTAALLPVWLTGGLSLGIAACALVDAAYKFFAPSSPRSLRLLSGLAGLVLLIGWGIWVYIYGNMAAVGTGSYRIGTFLLGAGSVLNLFVVAISSLDIQPKAE